The Shewanella pealeana ATCC 700345 genome contains the following window.
GCACGAGCGCTATGGATCATCCCTATCGCGTTAATCAGCGCCATGCTGTTTAAAGGCGATAAGAATAAGATGGCCATCCCCTACTTTATCGGCTTCTACTGTTTAGCTATCGCCATCGCACATTTTGTGCCAGCGGGAGAAGCAGCCTACAGCGCAATATTTGAGATATCCAAGCGAGTGTTGGTGGTGTGTCTATTCTTGATTGGTGCAGGAATTACCATTCAGAAGATGAAAGCCACTGGCCCTAAGCCACTGATTTTAGGGGTGCTACTGTGGTTAGCCATTGGCAGTGCTTCACTGACTTATATTCTGTTGCTGAGCTAGCTGAAGTGATTATTAGTAGCGTACTTAGTTTTAATTGCTACCAGCATTCAGAAAATGAAAGCCACCGGCCCTAAACCGTCCCTCTTCAAAGCCTAGGCATACTGTTATGGCTTGCGATTGGCAGTAGCTCACAGGCGTATATTCTGGCAAGCCATTAGCTAGCAGCACGCTGATTTAGCCATAACATCTATATAAAAACAGCGCCTATGAGCGCTGTTTTTTGCCATTGTCTCGCCAAAATAATAACCCCAATAAACAACTAAATGCGCCTAAATCGATTAACGCACGGGTGAGCCCACTCGTCAGTAAAGAGGCGGCAATTAACACTGCACAACACAATAATATTAGCCAGTTATTCAATGTCATCTCCCCTCTTAGGCAGGCTGAATAAATAGCTAGTATTGATGCTTATGGCGAACACCGCCAAGATCCTTTATTACTAATTAATAGCTTATTTGGATAAGACTAGATTATTTGCTTATATCTAGCTGGCTTTTAAACCGGTTAACCGACGGCATAGGGGTCATTATGCGGATTATCATTCCAGTCGTATTCCGTCAGGATCTGAATTCGCTTGGCTTCCTGATCGCCATGTAGCTGTTTGATCCAAAACAGTGCCGCATCTGTTCCTGCTGATACGCCTGATGAAGTTAAAAACTTGCCATCAAATACCCAGCGAGCCTTGGGCTGCCATTGTGGATTATCGTTCAGCGATGTCACCCATTCATAGGCCATTTTATTGGTAGTCGCTTTACGGTCATTGAGTACCGAGGTCATTGCCAGCAATGCCGTGCCTGTACAAATGGTAAATACATTCTGGCTACGTGCGATCTGCGCGATTAACCATTGGCGCAGCTCTGTGTCATTAACTAAGGTTCGTGTACCCAGTCCCCCAGGAATTAACAGTAGGTCACAGTCATAGGTTTGCTCGGTTAAACAGTCAGCCAGCACACGCGGTCCCTGGTAGCTGCTAACAATCTCCTTAGCGGCCACCAGCTTTATCTCGGTATTTGGCATATGGCCTAGCATCTCTATTGGACCATGTAGATCTAAGGTTTCGTAATCATCAAATACCAACGCCAGTACTCGATATTTACCTGTGGTAAACGGTGTTTTAGCGGCTGATAACGGCGAACTCGTTTTAGCCTGTAGTGTGGGTGCGATAATACTGGCGGCCATCATCAATGAAGCCCCTTTTATAAACTGTCTACGTTGCATCTCTTTCCCATCTATCCCATTATCTTGTGCTGACTTAGTCTGCGCTAACAATAATTAATTCAATGATTTTCAAACCAAAACAGCATCCGTTCATCAAAAATAGAGACCGCTCAAATTTTGAAAATAAATGGGAGGTATCACTATACAAAAAAGCGCCGAGTTGAACTCAGCGCTTTTGTTAGTGGCGATAGGCAATTAAGACAGTGCTTAATAAAAAGGGGTGGGATCGATCTCTAGGCTACTCGGCGATATGCCTTTCTCGATATTTAATGACGATCTGAGCAGGTCGATGATCTCAACCTTGGTGTAGCACTTATGCTTTACCGAATAGAAGCACTTCACCTTAGGATTTAGCGCATTGCGCCCTTTTGCTTCCCAGACGATACCGATACGGCCATCGGACAGCTGCACTAAGGAGCCAACAGGGTAGACGCCGATACAGCGGATAAACTCATATACGAGCTGTTGATCTAAGTGGTGAGGAGTCAGGCTAAGTAAGATCTTAAATGCTGCGGCTGGGCTCATCGCCTCTTTATAACAGCGAGTGGCGGTTAAGGCATCGAAGATATCGACAATACAGCTCATACGGCCATGGGTAGGTATTTCATCGCCCTTGAGACCAAGAGGGTAACCATTACCATCGAGTTTCTCGTGGTGCATCAGGCTAATATCTTGGCTGATCTGGGATAAGCCTTTAGTCTGCCCCATGATCTCAACTGCATAAGTTTGGTGTAACTTAACGTGCTCGAACTCTTCCGGAGTGAGTTTGCTTGGCTTATTTAAAATCTCGCTGTCGACCTTAATCTTACCGATATCATGCAAAATGCCACCGATGGCCATCTGGCGCAGCATATCGGTATCAAACTTGAGGTAACGACCAAAGGTAATAAGCAAAAATGCCACATTGATAGAGTGCTCTAATAGATAAGCATCTTTGGAACGCAGGGCTGACACACATTTAAGCGCATCGGCATCGAGCATAACAGACTCAATTAAGTTGTCGGCTAACGCCTCGAAAGGTTCAACCTCTACCGCTTTGCCCTCGAACGTTTCAGACAGCACCTTTTGGATGAGATCTTTTGCCTCAACAATAAGCTCTTTAGCCTGCTTCTGAGTCGTAGCACGTTCAACACTCACTTTTCTTGCCACAGGTTTAGGCGCCGATACGACTTTACCTAAACCTAACTCTGGCAGTGAGCGCTCGCCGTTAACCCACACATGACTGACATTGCTTTTATGCAATCTCAATATGGCTTCGGCGCTGCGAATTTGTCCCGCATTGGCGATGTTGACTAGACTCTTATCTTTGTCGATGGCCTCAACAAACATACCTAGCTTCAGCTTGGATACAGGTATTTTTATTAAGTTACTTGATTCAATTGAATCACCCATTATCTCTTAGGTCCCCGGATGACTTAGCCTAAATTACAGTGACAATATTCAACTGTACTCTTCACAGTGGTTTTATGTTGTGACTCAGTTTACACCAAGCCCATTTTTATCTTCTGTGAAAGCTAGCTATTCTATTCCGAGCGCTGTTAAATCACCATAGACAAAGTTAATTAATCTCTTCTAATGCACAACAAATACGCTGCAAACGCTAATATAAAATACAAATACTTAACGCGGTTCGCGCTACTTTTTTACTCGGGCTTTATAGCATTGGAAACTACTGGGCTGCCAACGACGATACATACAGTTGTAACAAGAGCGTAGAACATTATCCGTGTGTTCGTCTTCATCATCGCTAATGAATTTCTGACAAGCTGCTGCAGCCTCACGTGCGGCCAAATAGTCTTCTACACCGAAATTAAATTGCCAGAGGTCGTTAACTTGAACAAACCACTGTTGCATACCACTTCCCTTGTTCATTAATAAGCCTTTAATTGTTGTTTAGTCGCGTTGCGCCACTCACCTGACTCATTGCTAACTAATAAAGCAAACTGATGTTGGGTGTACACAGCCTTGATTTGACCAGCCAAACTAACTACCTGCTCATGACTTAATACTTCACCTGTAGTCGCAATAGCCGCTTGCAACCCAGTCTGTTTAAGCACTTGTGCTACCGATAGCTGCACAGCTAACGACTCATCAATGTCCGAGCCAAGTCTTAGCTGCCCCTTAACTCGACCATCTTGACCACTTAGGCGTAAGCCTAAACCCGCCAATGCACCAATAATGCCCTGACCCGTGCCGCCATGTTCAGACAAATCAACACCGATCTCGGCCGCCAAGGCATAGGCTTGCTCTTTGGTTTTAACTTCCACTTTTGACTGTTGACCGAACGCAATTAACTGCTCAACATTGTAGTCGGACGCTAAATCCAAAATCGCCAGCCCCGGATCTGATGCGCTAGCGGATTCTTGCAGTAAGTGAGCAATACAGATACTTTTTATCTCTGTAAAGTCGAGTTCTGTTTCAACTTGAAAGCACATAGCACTATTGTGCGACGTATAAGGAATATCTGGGTGTACGAATAGCTGATGCCGTGTGACGAATCGGGTAATAGGTTGTTGTCCACCTTGTAGTGTTAGCGGCGTCAATTTCGCTGCAATCTCTTCAGCGATTTCGCCTGTACCTTTAGTGCCAATATCATCAGTATCATCAATGCAGATCAACCAAGCTTTCATCTAAAACCCTTATTATTAATGTTATGTTTCTACGTCGAATGAGTTCTTAACCGCGTAAAATAGCTATGCTTATCTTTTACGTCGTTACTCAGGCCTTTTCGGCAATAAATCGTGTGCGTGCAAACGGCTTAGAACCGTTGGAATTAATAGCGCAGCGGCCACAGCAAACATGCCACCTTGAATAAAGCTAAGGCCAAATTCAGCCAGTGCAACTTGACCACTCATTCCTACTAATAAGTTGCTTATCAAACCTTTGCCTGACCACGCCAAACAACCAATTATCGCCAATACTATGCTCTGCCAACGCAAACTAAATGCCCCAGCCATAAACAGTAACGCCAAGTCCATTGCCATTGCTGGCAAACCAAACTTAAGCAAGATCATTGGGCCCCCTTTACCAACACTCAGCATCATGGCCACTAGCCCAGCTAATAAACCACATGCTGTCATAGCGCCAACGCGATTAACTACGCCGTAGCAAATAAGGTAGAAAAAGGTCATCAAAAACATTGAGTGGCCACTTAAGCCAAGCTTGAGTCGCAACATGCTTTTTAAAACCACCAACAAGGTGGCACAAAAACCGATAAATAAGGCGTCTTGCAGATCGAATTGAGACTTCATTCTTCCTCTCTTTTTGCAGGCCAATGGGTTGGCTTATTTACTTTGCCGAAATGACGCAGTTTGGCGGCTTTCGCCATCTGTTTTGATAATTTAAGTAGCTGAATTAGCACTGGCAGCACTACGCAGTAGATCAGTTCCGGCCAATTTTTAGGATTCCGTAAGGCTTTAGGAGTGATATTGGCGCCCCGTAAGCATTGAATGGCATAAATTTCTTTGGTTTCTTGCAGCATGTACGGCAATAAACCTATCGAGGAGGCAATCACAAACGCCCATTTAGCGGGTAAACCCCAGCTCAACACCTCGCCAATTCGCTCTGGCTTTTGCGTGGCAGACAACCACCAGCCAGGCAGCAATGCTAAGAACACTCGTAGCACCACGATTACGCCTTCGAGCATTTGCCCTTCGCCGTGAATAAGGTAATAAAGCGGCAAGGTTAATGCCAGTTGCGCTAAGCCTAACCGCAGTAAAGCGGAGATTTTATTTTTTAGGTATACGCCGTGAATAACCAGCAAGATATCAATTATGATCAGCCCGCCAAGCGCGCTATTAGGCAAGAAAAAAGCGCTACTCGATAACACTAAGCTCAGCAGTAATGCGCAGGCACAATATTGGGTGGCAGTAATACGAAAGTATGCCATTTTGGTTGCAATGCGCCCTTTAGCCCACATTTACTTGCTCTGATATTTGTGCGCCATCACGCAGATGACCGTTTTCAATAAGCCAGTAACGGTCTACTTCTAAAAATGGCAAGCTACGATGACTCGAAAGTAAGATGCCACAGCCTTGAGCGCTCAATTGCAGTATAATCTGCACAACTTTGGCCACATGTTGTTTATCTAAGCCTGCAAAAGGATCATCGAGCAGTAACAGCTTTGGCTGCAAACAAACTAAAGAAGCCAAAGCAATAATATGTTGCTGACCATAAGACAGCTTGTGTGGGGAGCAATCTGCTAATGCCTGCAAATCCAGCTCAGCCAAGATCTGTTCTGCCCGCACCAAAGGTAACTTGAAGCGTTTTAAGCTAAATTGCAGTTCGGTTAATACCGTTTGCTCAAACAATTGCCGATTAGGTCGCTGCATTAATAGGCCTAAATCGCTGCCATAAATCCCCAGCTGTGGTCGTTTATTCATTACCTTTATCGGTAAATTAGCGATGTTGGCCTGAATGCCTGCTAAGGTTTTCAGTAAGCTACTTTTACCCGCGCCGTTATCGCCAACTAGAGCTACAGTCTCACCGCGATGCAGCGATAAGCTCTGCTCGCAATTAAACAGTGGCTCTTGGTCAACAAAACGAAATTGATGCGGCGCTATATTCACCACACAATCACGATGACGGGATTTAACACTAGCTCTTATGTTCACGAGTTCAGCTATGGCCGGAGCATGCTGACGCTGCCCAACTCTAAGCTGGCCGCCCTCAAGTAACCAGAGGTGGTCAACTAAGCTCGCAAATGCGCTGGGATTATGCTCGACCATGACTATCGCCACGCCATCATCTAGTAAGGCTTTTAGTACGCTATTGAGCTCTTTCACGCCATTATCATCGAGCTGCGCCCAAGGCTCATCGAGTAACAGTAGCGATGGCTTAAACACTAACTGTGCCGCTAACATCAGCCGATATTTCTGCCCTAGCGACAGCACTTCAACAGGCGTATCTAGGCTGATATACAGGCCGACTCGCCGCAGTGAATGCTGCACCTTTTCAACCATGGAGTCGGCTGCTATGCCGAGGTTTTCCAAAGCAAAAGCAATTTCAGCGCCGACACTTTGGCGTAGAACCTGTACATTGGGATCTTGCATGACCAGGCCGACCAACAATGAGGGATGACGATATACGTCCCCCTCATAGGGTCGAGACAGCTCCCCTGCGAGTAGATGCAATAGACTGGATTTCCCCGAGCCTGTTGGACCATTAATGCAGTGGCATTCACCCGGATTAACAACCAAATTGAGATCATCCAAGATCTCGCTTTGGTTCGATCCATAGCCGAAATGAATCCCTTCTAGCGCTATGAGTTTCATACTCTTCCCCGATAGCCCTATAGCTGCCAGTTAATACCGACAAACACCTGACGACCCGCTTGCGGCATAAAGTCACTTTGATAATAAAGCTCATCAAACAGGTTTGTAGCTCGGACATATAGCTCTAAATTGTCATGCCAAATATTTTGACTCAAACTTAGATCGACTAAGGTGTAATTATCTAATTGAACACCTTTGCCGTTCACTTGATCAATAACGCGCTCAGCGTTTAAACGCGTCGTTAAACCAAAGGAAAAGTCATAACTCGCTTGCAAGCGCAGATTGTGCGTAGGACGGTATTGCAAACGTTCATTGGTAGCACGATCTTCTGTATCGATATAGCTATAGGCAAACGTTAACCCTAGGCTATCGAAGTATTGATTAGTCATCTGCAAATCAACACCCATGAAGCGATAATCACCAATGTTTTGCTCTTGGTTGTTATCATCTTTAGCAATGTAGTCATTGGCATCAGTAATATAGCTACTGATATCTAACTGACTATCGAAAGGTAAAGATTGCTGTAAACCAAGTTCAAACTGGTTAGCTACTTCAGCTTTTAGGTTCACGTTACCGCTGTTAGGTGCGTATAGATCGCTGATCGATGGGTAACGCACTTTTCGTGCCAGACCAGTATGGATGCGGCTTGAGTCAGTAACTTGATAAAATGCAGATGCTTGCGCTGAAAAATCTGTCTCACTGTTAACATCAAGATCGTAATTATGTACCGCTGCACCTAAGCTGTAGCCATACTTACCGTCATCTTGATATTGGTACTCTGCAGCACCGGTATAAACCATCAAGCTTTCATCGATATCGCCAGAACCGCCTTGACCGCCGCCAGTGCCGCCACCGCTACCATTGCCTTTTACGACGTTACGTAATGAAGTTGTATGCGATGACCAATCTTGCTTTTCAACAATGGCTGAAGTGGTTAACACAGCGCCATAATCAAACTCACTAATAAATTGAATATTCGTACCACTGACTTTAGAGGTACTTTCGACAATACTATTTAAATTATTTAATCTATGATTATAGAAGTTCTCAACCATATCTGTTTGGTTATAGTAGACAAAACCACGAACAACATACTTCTCGTTTATTTCATGCGCCGCACCAAGCTGCATGCTTTGCTCATTGAAGTCTTCAATTCTTGATGGGGTTTTCTTGCGGTCAACAGTAGGCGACTTTCCCCACTCACCATCACGTTGAGTATAGTTAGCCATCAACTTAGTTGAATCGTTGATAAAGTAACTGCCTTGCGCATAATAGTTAGTTAACTTTCTGTCGGAGTTAAAACGTACATCACCGATTTGATTGCGCGTATCTTCAAAATCATCAGGCATAGGCGTGCCATCAGTTTCTTGATGAGTAACGCTCATAATACCTTGCCAGTTGTCACCTGAACCCGCCGCACTAATATCAGCATTCAGAGTATTGTCAGCAGCGGCTTCAACTTTACCTGACAGAGAAGCTGATTCATCACCTTGCTTGGTAATAATGTTAATAACACCCGCACTTCCGCCAGGGCCGTACAGCACAGATGTAGGGCCTACAGAAACATCAACTCGGGCAATTTGATTTGTTGGAATAACACTTGGGTCAAACTGACCGTCTTCAGTGCTACTTGCAGGCACGCCGTTAATTAAGAAGGTAATGTGGCGCGTTTTTAAGCCTCGAATATCGACACGCGGAGTTGAATCGCCACCGACTCGAACATATATTCCCGGGACGTTTTCAAGTACTTGATCTAAGCTCTGTGCTCCTGATGCCTTGATCTCTTCAGCATCTACACTCCAGTGAGTGGTTGCAGCTTCGGTAACAGAGGCACGTTCACCATGCACCACAATCACATCTGTTACATCAAGAATAGGGTCTCGTTCTATCTCATCAGCCTGCACTTGATAAGCCATGCTCATTGCCAATGCTAAGGTGGATACTTTCAGCGCTTTTTGTTGTTTTTTCATTGAATCTCATCATCCTAACGATATTTTTGCGGTATTTTCAAAAAGCGCTAGCTAACACTCAAGCAAATAAAATCATAAAACAAACTTAGATCGACTAATTTGAACAATGGGAAAAGAAACACAACCCAGTGCGCGACAAAATGACCCACGAAACATCCTAAAAGGACAAAAGGGCCAATTAATCTCACAAATTTGCCCTAGTGCAATTGCGGGTAAAACTCAGTGGGGGATGAATAATTGGATTTGATTTGGTTATTTCAAAAGCATGTCGATTAAATAGTCAGTGAGAGTTCACACAGGCGGAGTAATCAACTTGACACTGTATCCACAGACTATTACTTTGTGGTAAAGATTCTTATTACCAATGTGCGATGGGTGTATCCCAATTAGAGGCAGCTCCTCTAAGCAAGCCCTTATGATATTTGTTTGGAGTACTTATTGACCATCCCCTTGCTGCCTCAAGCTATTAAGTCTTTAACCGACAAAATCAAATCCTTTACTCTCCAACCAAACAGCGACCCAATTGCACAGCTGTCTGTGGTGATTTCGCCGATCCCGGTTATTGCCTGGCTATCGGCGCAAACAACTTACCCGAGAGTGTATTGGAAGGGACGTGATACCGAAGAAGAGGTAGCCGCCATCGGTTGCTGTAAGGACTTTTTCTTTAATGATGATGTCGATGATATAGAGCTAGCCGCCGAGTACCAAAAACAGCGAGCACTCACCAGCAATCAGGAGATCCGCTACTATGGTGGTGTCGCCTTCGATCGTCGCAATGAAAGCTGGCCGGAGTTTGGTAAGGCGCACTTCGTGCTGCCTCGCATCGAACTACGCCGCAGTGGTAACGAATATCGACTCTTGGTTAATCTTAACTTTAGCGAGAATAGCTTCGCTGAAGAGATTGAACTGGCTGTGCAGTCACTGCAGAAATTAGACTCACCTAAGCCACTCTCCCCGCCTAATAAAGTGGCACTTATGGGACGCAGTGATAGACCCGACAGATACCGCTGGAACGAGCTGGTTAATCGTGTCACTCATCCTAAATTTATCCAAGATACGCCTAAAGTTGTTCTGTCTCGAGTCACCCAACTTGAGATAAATGAAGAGGTGGATCCTTGGATGCTACTCGCCTGCTGGCAGGGCCGTAATCCAAATAGCTTTCAATTTGGCTTTCAATTTAGTCCAGAAAGCGCCTTTATCTCTTGTACACCAGAGCGCTTATATCGTCGTCGTCAACGAGAGCTGTTTACCGAAGCCCTCGCAGGCACCACGGTTCGAGGCCTGAACCAAGAACAAGATAAAGCAC
Protein-coding sequences here:
- a CDS encoding DJ-1/PfpI family protein, whose protein sequence is MQRRQFIKGASLMMAASIIAPTLQAKTSSPLSAAKTPFTTGKYRVLALVFDDYETLDLHGPIEMLGHMPNTEIKLVAAKEIVSSYQGPRVLADCLTEQTYDCDLLLIPGGLGTRTLVNDTELRQWLIAQIARSQNVFTICTGTALLAMTSVLNDRKATTNKMAYEWVTSLNDNPQWQPKARWVFDGKFLTSSGVSAGTDAALFWIKQLHGDQEAKRIQILTEYDWNDNPHNDPYAVG
- a CDS encoding HD-GYP domain-containing protein, whose translation is MGDSIESSNLIKIPVSKLKLGMFVEAIDKDKSLVNIANAGQIRSAEAILRLHKSNVSHVWVNGERSLPELGLGKVVSAPKPVARKVSVERATTQKQAKELIVEAKDLIQKVLSETFEGKAVEVEPFEALADNLIESVMLDADALKCVSALRSKDAYLLEHSINVAFLLITFGRYLKFDTDMLRQMAIGGILHDIGKIKVDSEILNKPSKLTPEEFEHVKLHQTYAVEIMGQTKGLSQISQDISLMHHEKLDGNGYPLGLKGDEIPTHGRMSCIVDIFDALTATRCYKEAMSPAAAFKILLSLTPHHLDQQLVYEFIRCIGVYPVGSLVQLSDGRIGIVWEAKGRNALNPKVKCFYSVKHKCYTKVEIIDLLRSSLNIEKGISPSSLEIDPTPFY
- a CDS encoding DNA-binding protein — encoded protein: MKAWLICIDDTDDIGTKGTGEIAEEIAAKLTPLTLQGGQQPITRFVTRHQLFVHPDIPYTSHNSAMCFQVETELDFTEIKSICIAHLLQESASASDPGLAILDLASDYNVEQLIAFGQQSKVEVKTKEQAYALAAEIGVDLSEHGGTGQGIIGALAGLGLRLSGQDGRVKGQLRLGSDIDESLAVQLSVAQVLKQTGLQAAIATTGEVLSHEQVVSLAGQIKAVYTQHQFALLVSNESGEWRNATKQQLKAY
- a CDS encoding energy-coupling factor transporter transmembrane component T, with translation MWAKGRIATKMAYFRITATQYCACALLLSLVLSSSAFFLPNSALGGLIIIDILLVIHGVYLKNKISALLRLGLAQLALTLPLYYLIHGEGQMLEGVIVVLRVFLALLPGWWLSATQKPERIGEVLSWGLPAKWAFVIASSIGLLPYMLQETKEIYAIQCLRGANITPKALRNPKNWPELIYCVVLPVLIQLLKLSKQMAKAAKLRHFGKVNKPTHWPAKREEE
- a CDS encoding ATP-binding cassette domain-containing protein — protein: MKLIALEGIHFGYGSNQSEILDDLNLVVNPGECHCINGPTGSGKSSLLHLLAGELSRPYEGDVYRHPSLLVGLVMQDPNVQVLRQSVGAEIAFALENLGIAADSMVEKVQHSLRRVGLYISLDTPVEVLSLGQKYRLMLAAQLVFKPSLLLLDEPWAQLDDNGVKELNSVLKALLDDGVAIVMVEHNPSAFASLVDHLWLLEGGQLRVGQRQHAPAIAELVNIRASVKSRHRDCVVNIAPHQFRFVDQEPLFNCEQSLSLHRGETVALVGDNGAGKSSLLKTLAGIQANIANLPIKVMNKRPQLGIYGSDLGLLMQRPNRQLFEQTVLTELQFSLKRFKLPLVRAEQILAELDLQALADCSPHKLSYGQQHIIALASLVCLQPKLLLLDDPFAGLDKQHVAKVVQIILQLSAQGCGILLSSHRSLPFLEVDRYWLIENGHLRDGAQISEQVNVG
- a CDS encoding TonB-dependent receptor, which encodes MKKQQKALKVSTLALAMSMAYQVQADEIERDPILDVTDVIVVHGERASVTEAATTHWSVDAEEIKASGAQSLDQVLENVPGIYVRVGGDSTPRVDIRGLKTRHITFLINGVPASSTEDGQFDPSVIPTNQIARVDVSVGPTSVLYGPGGSAGVINIITKQGDESASLSGKVEAAADNTLNADISAAGSGDNWQGIMSVTHQETDGTPMPDDFEDTRNQIGDVRFNSDRKLTNYYAQGSYFINDSTKLMANYTQRDGEWGKSPTVDRKKTPSRIEDFNEQSMQLGAAHEINEKYVVRGFVYYNQTDMVENFYNHRLNNLNSIVESTSKVSGTNIQFISEFDYGAVLTTSAIVEKQDWSSHTTSLRNVVKGNGSGGGTGGGQGGSGDIDESLMVYTGAAEYQYQDDGKYGYSLGAAVHNYDLDVNSETDFSAQASAFYQVTDSSRIHTGLARKVRYPSISDLYAPNSGNVNLKAEVANQFELGLQQSLPFDSQLDISSYITDANDYIAKDDNNQEQNIGDYRFMGVDLQMTNQYFDSLGLTFAYSYIDTEDRATNERLQYRPTHNLRLQASYDFSFGLTTRLNAERVIDQVNGKGVQLDNYTLVDLSLSQNIWHDNLELYVRATNLFDELYYQSDFMPQAGRQVFVGINWQL
- a CDS encoding isochorismate synthase MenF — encoded protein: MPLLPQAIKSLTDKIKSFTLQPNSDPIAQLSVVISPIPVIAWLSAQTTYPRVYWKGRDTEEEVAAIGCCKDFFFNDDVDDIELAAEYQKQRALTSNQEIRYYGGVAFDRRNESWPEFGKAHFVLPRIELRRSGNEYRLLVNLNFSENSFAEEIELAVQSLQKLDSPKPLSPPNKVALMGRSDRPDRYRWNELVNRVTHPKFIQDTPKVVLSRVTQLEINEEVDPWMLLACWQGRNPNSFQFGFQFSPESAFISCTPERLYRRRQRELFTEALAGTTVRGLNQEQDKALAQALLDDSKNSHENQLVRQHIVDVLNPLSNYVGAEETPTIFKLSHIQHLHRSIRAELKAGVSDFQVIQALHPTPAVGGLPKESAMSFIRQQEGYVRGWYAGACGYFNKYESEFAVAIRSALIEPGRINLFAGAGIVAGSEADKEWVELENKLTTILSILTEL